In the genome of Halobacteriovoraceae bacterium, one region contains:
- a CDS encoding ABC transporter ATP-binding protein, which produces MLKLVQIGHSFNDKEIAALSNINLSLLPGEIICLLGPSGAGKSTLLKIIQGQLSPTHGKLQSTLVQSEISLMQQTFNFDPTQNAQDFILENVKDKKSKINHLRELLVIFNIEYLQLRALQTLSAGQLQRIFIIKSLINKPKLVLFDEAFSHLDKNNTLEIRNLLINYLIESKTSAIFVTHNIEEALSIPGKIMCLNYGVCLQIGTNKELYYKPNHPFVAKFLGETNIFAVKVKGQKLIFDDFKELSLPVDKPDGRYLLHFRPEMVNFESIDFSFQFSGRVQSTVFKGPVTLCTVQYKTKQIYISFLSHIYCLEKGQKIKFSIPTEKIHLMEL; this is translated from the coding sequence ATGCTTAAACTTGTACAAATTGGACATTCTTTCAACGATAAGGAAATTGCTGCTCTTAGCAATATTAATTTATCTCTCCTACCCGGTGAAATCATATGCCTACTTGGACCATCTGGAGCGGGGAAAAGTACACTTTTGAAAATTATTCAAGGACAGCTCTCCCCGACGCATGGAAAACTACAGTCAACATTAGTGCAATCAGAAATATCCTTAATGCAACAGACTTTCAATTTTGATCCAACTCAAAACGCACAAGATTTTATCCTTGAAAATGTAAAAGACAAAAAATCTAAAATTAATCATTTGAGAGAATTACTCGTTATTTTTAATATTGAATATCTTCAATTAAGAGCACTACAAACCCTCTCCGCTGGACAATTACAGAGAATTTTTATTATTAAATCACTTATTAATAAACCTAAGCTTGTATTATTTGATGAAGCATTTTCTCATCTTGATAAAAACAATACTTTAGAAATCAGAAATCTCCTTATTAATTATTTGATTGAATCTAAGACAAGTGCAATCTTTGTAACCCACAACATTGAAGAGGCCTTATCTATTCCAGGAAAAATCATGTGTCTTAATTATGGTGTTTGTCTCCAAATAGGAACAAATAAAGAATTATATTACAAACCAAATCATCCGTTTGTCGCAAAATTTCTGGGCGAAACAAATATCTTTGCCGTTAAAGTCAAGGGACAAAAACTAATATTTGATGATTTTAAAGAACTAAGTTTGCCAGTAGATAAACCTGATGGAAGGTATTTGCTTCATTTTAGACCAGAGATGGTTAATTTTGAATCCATTGATTTTTCATTTCAATTTTCCGGAAGAGTTCAATCAACAGTATTCAAAGGTCCAGTTACACTTTGTACTGTACAATACAAAACTAAACAGATTTATATTAGTTTTCTCTCACATATTTATTGTCTTGAAAAAGGTCAAAAAATTAAGTTCTCTATCCCTACTGAAAAAATTCATTTAATGGAACTATAG
- a CDS encoding pseudouridine synthase — protein MKYILFYKPFNVNCQFSGDKDTLSDFGIPKNVYAAGRLDKDSEGLLVLSDDGNFINKLTNPKFEKVKTYWVQVENIPTNQDISVLMKGDIVLSHKGKKYKTRPCEVKKIDPPLVVDRNPPIRYRASIPTSWLEIKICEGKNRQVRKMTAAIGYPTLRLIRVQISKAKLRDLKPGEWAEVKKEEIL, from the coding sequence ATGAAATATATTCTTTTCTATAAACCTTTCAATGTAAACTGCCAATTTTCTGGTGATAAAGATACGCTCTCGGATTTTGGTATCCCTAAGAATGTATATGCTGCAGGAAGATTAGATAAAGACAGTGAGGGGTTACTGGTTCTGTCTGATGATGGAAACTTTATCAATAAGCTAACAAACCCCAAATTTGAAAAAGTTAAAACTTATTGGGTTCAAGTTGAAAATATTCCTACTAATCAAGATATTTCTGTATTGATGAAAGGTGATATTGTTCTTTCTCATAAGGGGAAAAAATACAAAACCAGGCCCTGTGAAGTTAAAAAAATTGATCCTCCACTAGTCGTTGATAGAAATCCACCCATTCGTTATAGAGCTTCAATTCCTACATCTTGGCTTGAGATCAAAATTTGTGAGGGTAAAAATAGGCAAGTTAGGAAAATGACTGCGGCCATAGGATATCCAACTTTAAGACTTATTAGAGTGCAAATTTCAAAAGCTAAATTGCGAGATTTAAAACCCGGAGAATGGGCAGAAGTTAAAAAAGAAGAAATACTATAG